Within Schumannella luteola, the genomic segment GGAGAACCGCGAGCTCGCCGGCGTCGTCGAGGGTGAGCACCGCGGTGTCGACCGCGACGGAGGGGCGCGGGTAGTCCTCCAGCGTGTTGTTCGCGTGATCTCGGTACACCATGCCTGGAGTTTACGCGGGTGCGCGCAAATGTCGGCGGCTCGTGTCATCCTGTATTTGCGCGATAGCGCGCAAAAGGGAAGGGGTGCCGCATGAGAAGCGAATACCTGGTGCAGGCGACGACCGACGCGGAGCTGCTGCTCGGGGTCTGGTCGCGCAGGGGTGAGGGAGACGGCGTGCTCCGCTGGACGGGCTCGGACTGGGCCGACGTCGACGACGACTGGGAGGCGCTGCGCCGCCCTGCGACGGGCAAGCACGTCATCTGGACGCGGACGCAGGCGCTCGAGGCGCTGCCCGGACTTCCGGAGCCCGGCGACGAGCTGATCGGCTTCGTCTACCTGCCCGAGCGGCTGGAGGTGCGCATCCGGCCTCGGATCTTCACCCCGCCGGCCGACGACGAGAGCGGTTTCCACCACGACGACTTCGAGGACTGGGCCCGCGAGCAGGGTGACAGCGACCTCGCGTGGAAGGAGGCGCGCGCCCTGGCCCGGCCGCGGACGTGCGGCGGGATGGCGCCCTGGGACGACGCGCCCGGTGGCGTCGACACGGCGCACGCGACCGCCCCGATCGACGAGCCGTCGGCGCCCGCACCCGGCACGGCGGCCGCGCGTCGGCTCGCGCGCCAGCAGAAGGCCTGGGCCGAGGCGATCGCCCGGCAGGCGCACGCGGGTCAGACGGACAAGCTCGGCGAGCCCTACATCGCGCATCCGACGCGGGTCGCGGCGCGCTTCGATCCGATCGCGCAGTCGACCGAGCACGTCGCCGCGCTGCTGCACGATGTGATCGAAGACAGCGCGTGGACGCCGGCGCTGCTGCGCGACGCCGGCATCCGCCGGGAGACGATCGCCGCGGTGCTGCTGCTGACGCGCGACGCGGGCACGACGCCCGACGAGTACTACGCCCGCATCCGTCAGCATCCGATCGCGCGAGCCGTGAAGCTCGCCGACATCGACGACAACACGGCGCCCGACCGTGTCGCCCGACTCGATCCGGCCACGCGGGAGCGGCTCGCCGCGAAGTACACGGCGGCGCGCGCGGCGCTGGGGATCGGCGGCGATGGCGGAAGCGTCAGCGCGGACGGCGGCTCGGCTGCGGTCGAGCCGGCGCCACCCGCCCGGCTGCCGCGCCGCATCGCCGAGCGCGGTGGGACGGATCGCGCTGTCGGCGTGATCGTCGGCCAGGCCTGCGGCGACGCGCTCGGCGCCGGCTACGAGTTCGGGCCCCCGCTCGACGACGCGGCCGAGGTGCGGATGGGCAGCGGCCCGAACTCGATGGGGTGGGCGGTCGGGGAGTGGACCGACGACACCGCCATGGCGATCCCGCTGCTGCAGGCCGCCGCATCCGGCCGACGCTTCGACGATGCCCGAACCCTCGACGAGATCGTCGGCCAGTGGCGCACCTGGGCTCGCACCGCGCGTGACGTGGGCATCCAGATCCGCGCGGTTCTCGCCGACACCCCGCACCCGACCGAGGCCGCGGCGCGTTCCGCCGCCGAAGAGCTGCACCGTCGGCGGGGACGCTCGGGCGGCAACGGCTCGCTCATGCGCACCGGGCCCGTCGCGCTCGCCTTCCTCTCCGGCGCCGCCGGCGAGGATGCGGCGCTCGCGGTCGCGGCGCGCCGGGTCAGCGAGCTCACCCACTGGGAGCACGACGCCGGCGACGCCTGCGTGCTCTGGACCGCCGCCATCCGTCATGCCGTGCTCACCGGTGAGGCCGACGTCCGGGTCGGCCTCGACCAGCTCCCCGCAGGGCGGCGGGCTCGATGGCTCGATCTGATCGCCGAAGCCGAGACACGGCAGCCGCGCGACTTCGAGCAGAACGGCTGGGTCGTGCAGGCGCTGCAGGCGGCGTGGTCGGCGATCCACCACGGCAGCGACGCGGTGGATGCGCTCGAGCGGGCGGTGCGCGGAGGCCGCGACACCGACACGGTCGCGGCGATCGCCGGGCAGCTCATCGGA encodes:
- a CDS encoding ADP-ribosylglycohydrolase family protein, which codes for MRSEYLVQATTDAELLLGVWSRRGEGDGVLRWTGSDWADVDDDWEALRRPATGKHVIWTRTQALEALPGLPEPGDELIGFVYLPERLEVRIRPRIFTPPADDESGFHHDDFEDWAREQGDSDLAWKEARALARPRTCGGMAPWDDAPGGVDTAHATAPIDEPSAPAPGTAAARRLARQQKAWAEAIARQAHAGQTDKLGEPYIAHPTRVAARFDPIAQSTEHVAALLHDVIEDSAWTPALLRDAGIRRETIAAVLLLTRDAGTTPDEYYARIRQHPIARAVKLADIDDNTAPDRVARLDPATRERLAAKYTAARAALGIGGDGGSVSADGGSAAVEPAPPARLPRRIAERGGTDRAVGVIVGQACGDALGAGYEFGPPLDDAAEVRMGSGPNSMGWAVGEWTDDTAMAIPLLQAAASGRRFDDARTLDEIVGQWRTWARTARDVGIQIRAVLADTPHPTEAAARSAAEELHRRRGRSGGNGSLMRTGPVALAFLSGAAGEDAALAVAARRVSELTHWEHDAGDACVLWTAAIRHAVLTGEADVRVGLDQLPAGRRARWLDLIAEAETRQPRDFEQNGWVVQALQAAWSAIHHGSDAVDALERAVRGGRDTDTVAAIAGQLIGAVHGASAFPAEWRRRLNGWPGLRVRDLVELAVLASRGGEVDGVGWPLADRVPVDGYRDVGAWHPHDPGVWLASQAGLSHLPGTVDAVVSLSRVGRAETAHPTVEFWLIDRDGANLNTVFTLADAADTIAALRAEGRTVAVHCVEARSRTVAVAAAYSMRLGMGAGDPIDRLDARTALAQIERVLPGSRVSSDFVRALETLAGHGRWS